One genomic segment of Streptomyces niveus includes these proteins:
- a CDS encoding glycoside hydrolase family 1 protein codes for MSLSFPSDFIWGTATAAYQIEGGAREIGRTPSIWDTFSHTPGKVENGDTGDTAADHIHRRAEDVRLMADLGVNAYRFSVSWSRVQPIGRGPAVQRGLDFYRKLVDDLLERGIRPVLTLYHWDLPHDLETAGGWPVRETAFRFAEYARILGDALGDRVDRWVTLNEPWCSAFLGYASGVHAPGRTDPVLALRAAHHLNLGHGLATQALRTVLPRRAQITVCHNAAAVRARSQSPEDLDARRRIDALANRIFTGPMLSGAYPEDLFKDTARITDWSFVKADDAVTIHQPLDWLGINYYTPHLVSAAKDTGADASRRDSHGHAHGEGEKSPWPGAESVTFHQPPGEVTEMGWSVDPTGLYDVLMRYTREAPDVSLVITENGAAYDDKPDAQGAVDDPDRIRFLHGHLSAAHRAMADGADVRGYFLWSLLDNFEWERGYGKRFGAVHVDYETQARTPKSSARWYTRLTETGILPDPPA; via the coding sequence ATGTCCCTCAGTTTTCCGTCCGACTTCATATGGGGCACCGCCACCGCCGCCTACCAGATCGAGGGCGGCGCGCGCGAGATCGGCCGTACCCCGTCGATCTGGGACACGTTCAGCCACACACCCGGCAAGGTCGAGAACGGCGACACGGGTGACACCGCGGCCGACCACATCCACCGCCGGGCCGAGGACGTGCGCCTCATGGCCGACCTCGGGGTGAACGCGTACCGCTTCTCGGTCTCCTGGTCGCGTGTCCAGCCCATCGGGCGCGGCCCGGCCGTACAGCGCGGCCTCGACTTCTACCGCAAGCTCGTCGACGACCTGCTGGAGCGCGGCATACGGCCCGTCCTCACCCTCTACCACTGGGACCTTCCGCACGATCTGGAGACCGCGGGCGGCTGGCCGGTGCGTGAGACGGCGTTCCGGTTCGCGGAGTACGCGCGGATCCTCGGCGACGCGCTCGGTGACCGGGTCGACCGCTGGGTGACGCTCAACGAGCCCTGGTGCAGCGCGTTCCTGGGGTACGCCTCCGGTGTCCACGCGCCCGGCCGTACGGATCCGGTGCTCGCGCTGCGGGCCGCGCACCATCTCAACCTCGGCCACGGGCTGGCCACCCAGGCGCTGCGGACCGTGCTGCCCCGACGCGCGCAGATCACCGTCTGCCACAACGCGGCGGCGGTGCGGGCCCGTTCGCAGTCGCCGGAGGACCTGGACGCGCGGCGCCGTATCGACGCGCTGGCGAACCGGATCTTCACCGGGCCGATGCTGTCGGGCGCCTACCCCGAGGACCTGTTCAAGGACACCGCGCGGATCACCGACTGGTCCTTCGTGAAGGCGGACGACGCGGTGACGATCCATCAGCCGCTGGACTGGCTGGGCATCAACTACTACACGCCGCACCTGGTCTCTGCCGCGAAGGACACCGGCGCGGACGCGTCCCGCCGCGACAGCCACGGTCACGCGCACGGCGAGGGCGAGAAGTCCCCGTGGCCGGGCGCCGAGTCGGTGACGTTCCATCAGCCGCCGGGTGAGGTGACCGAGATGGGCTGGTCGGTCGATCCGACCGGGCTGTACGACGTGCTGATGCGCTACACCCGCGAGGCGCCCGACGTGTCCCTGGTGATCACCGAGAACGGCGCGGCGTACGACGACAAGCCGGACGCGCAGGGCGCGGTCGACGACCCGGACCGTATCCGCTTCCTGCACGGGCATCTGTCGGCGGCGCACCGCGCGATGGCCGACGGCGCGGATGTCCGTGGCTACTTCCTCTGGTCGCTGCTGGACAACTTCGAGTGGGAGCGGGGTTACGGGAAGCGGTTCGGGGCGGTGCACGTCGACTACGAGACGCAGGCGCGCACCCCGAAGTCGAGCGCCCGCTGGTACACCCGCCTGACCGAGACGGGCATCCTGCCGGACCCGCCGGCGTAG
- a CDS encoding carbohydrate ABC transporter permease produces the protein MAGVAGDATTAAPSGWQEGAAALPGAGYGDGEDRRREDRRRKDRDREDRARERRGRWHRWDTRWSPYAFVAPFFLFFAVFGLFPLLYTGWASLHRVELTSPDDMEWVGLHNFSRLLTDSFFWNALRNTVTIGLLSTVPQLLIALGVAHLLNHRLRGSTFFRVAVLTPYATSVAAATLVFVLLFGRDHGMINWGLGLAGLGAVDWQNGTWTSQLAVSTIVVWRWTGYNALIYLAAMRAVPDELYESAELDGASRLQQFRHVTLPSLRPTILFTCVVSTIGATQLFGEPLLFSGGAGATGGSDHQFQTLGLYLYEQGWVNLHLGRASAIAWAMFLILLIIGAVNRLITRRLRRSS, from the coding sequence ATGGCGGGCGTGGCGGGGGACGCGACCACGGCGGCGCCCTCCGGGTGGCAGGAGGGAGCGGCGGCGCTCCCCGGCGCCGGGTACGGCGACGGGGAGGACCGGCGGCGAGAGGACCGGCGGCGGAAGGACCGCGACCGGGAGGACCGTGCGCGGGAGCGGCGCGGCCGGTGGCACCGCTGGGACACGCGGTGGAGCCCGTACGCCTTCGTCGCCCCCTTCTTCCTCTTCTTCGCCGTCTTCGGGCTCTTCCCGCTCCTCTACACGGGCTGGGCCTCGCTGCACCGGGTCGAACTCACCTCGCCCGACGACATGGAGTGGGTGGGGCTGCACAACTTCTCGCGGCTGCTGACCGATTCGTTCTTCTGGAACGCCCTGCGGAACACCGTGACCATCGGGCTGCTCTCGACCGTCCCGCAGCTGCTGATCGCGCTGGGCGTCGCGCATCTGCTCAACCACCGGCTGCGCGGCTCGACGTTCTTCCGCGTGGCCGTCCTGACGCCGTACGCCACGAGTGTCGCGGCGGCCACGCTGGTCTTCGTGCTGCTCTTCGGCCGTGACCACGGAATGATCAACTGGGGTCTGGGGCTGGCCGGTCTCGGCGCGGTCGACTGGCAGAACGGCACGTGGACGTCCCAGCTCGCGGTCTCCACCATCGTCGTCTGGCGGTGGACGGGCTACAACGCGCTGATCTATCTGGCGGCGATGCGGGCGGTCCCCGACGAGCTGTACGAGTCGGCGGAGCTCGACGGGGCGTCACGGCTCCAGCAGTTCCGCCATGTCACGCTGCCGTCCCTGCGGCCCACGATCCTCTTCACCTGTGTCGTCTCGACGATCGGCGCGACCCAACTCTTCGGTGAGCCGCTGCTGTTCAGCGGCGGCGCGGGCGCGACCGGCGGCTCCGACCACCAGTTCCAGACGCTCGGGCTCTATCTGTACGAGCAGGGCTGGGTGAATCTGCATCTCGGCCGGGCCTCGGCGATCGCGTGGGCGATGTTCCTGATCCTGCTGATCATCGGCGCGGTGAACCGGCTCATCACCCGTCGGCTGCGGAGGAGTTCATGA
- a CDS encoding carbohydrate ABC transporter permease yields the protein MTSTTERATPRGAGGHRLRHRHRHAGRITYAVLTLFAAGSLFPLVWTAIAASRNTTRLAQTPPPFWFGSNLLRNLRIAWTDANMGTALFNTVLVAGTVAAGTVLFSTLAGFAFAKLRFRFKNLLLLLVIGTMTVPPQLGVVPLYMLIAELSWTDRLQAVVLPTLVSAFGVFFMRQYLLQALPTELVEAARVDGASSWRVVWHVVLPAARPAMAVLGMLTFVMAWNDFFWPIIALTQNGNPTVQVALTGLGRGYIPDQSVIMAGALLGTLPLLLAFVIFGKHIVGGIMTGAVKG from the coding sequence ATGACATCGACGACAGAAAGAGCGACGCCGCGCGGCGCCGGAGGGCACCGGCTGCGACACCGGCACCGGCACGCGGGGCGGATCACCTACGCCGTACTGACCCTGTTCGCCGCCGGCTCGCTGTTCCCCCTCGTCTGGACGGCGATCGCGGCGTCCCGCAACACCACCCGGCTGGCCCAGACTCCGCCGCCGTTCTGGTTCGGCAGCAACCTCCTGCGCAATCTCCGGATCGCCTGGACCGACGCCAACATGGGTACGGCGCTGTTCAACACGGTCCTGGTGGCGGGGACGGTGGCCGCCGGGACGGTGCTGTTCTCGACGCTCGCGGGCTTCGCCTTCGCCAAGCTCCGCTTCCGGTTCAAGAACCTCCTTCTGCTGCTGGTGATCGGCACGATGACGGTGCCGCCGCAACTCGGCGTCGTACCCCTGTACATGCTGATCGCCGAGCTGTCCTGGACCGACCGGCTCCAGGCCGTCGTCCTGCCCACGCTGGTCAGCGCGTTCGGGGTGTTCTTCATGAGGCAGTATCTGCTCCAGGCGCTGCCGACCGAGCTGGTCGAGGCGGCGCGCGTGGACGGGGCGAGCAGTTGGCGGGTCGTGTGGCACGTCGTCCTCCCGGCGGCGCGGCCCGCGATGGCGGTGCTCGGCATGCTGACCTTCGTGATGGCCTGGAACGATTTCTTCTGGCCGATCATCGCGCTCACACAGAACGGCAACCCGACCGTGCAGGTCGCGCTGACGGGCCTCGGCCGGGGCTACATCCCCGACCAGTCGGTGATCATGGCCGGCGCGCTGCTCGGTACGCTCCCGCTGCTGCTCGCCTTCGTGATCTTCGGCAAGCACATCGTCGGTGGCATCATGACAGGTGCGGTCAAGGGCTGA
- a CDS encoding sensor histidine kinase, whose translation MRWALVRVSLAVTAMVVLAFAVPLGLVIKEMAKDRAFSNAERQAATLGPVLSIAQGREQLEWAVRSSPIGDTGQLAVHVPASGEPGGLPMQIGTRRAAQKDLSATERLGRASIAEVSGGSALLQPIAISTGKIAIIEVFVPEDEVSNGVATAWLVLAGVGVALIVGSVAVADRLGVRMVRPAQRLAGAAHDLGEGRLGARVPEKGPTELRSAAIAFNSMADQVVQLLANERELAADLSHRLRTPLTVLRLNAASLGESPAADQTRAAVAQLEREVDTIIRTARKAKPQTRATTPGVGCDVSEVIRERMDFWSALAEDEGRKVRLAGVGRPVRIPVARPELAAALDALLGNVFRHTPEGTAFAVDVHHADDAVIVLVSDSGPGIADPEAALVRGNSGAREGSTGLGLDIVRRVAESTGGDVRIGRSVLGGTEVRIWIGLGGRRSTRSTGERRGHRLRRRGKGLRPADH comes from the coding sequence ATGAGATGGGCGCTGGTCAGGGTCTCGCTGGCGGTGACCGCGATGGTCGTGCTCGCCTTCGCCGTCCCGCTCGGTCTCGTCATCAAGGAGATGGCCAAGGACCGGGCCTTCTCCAACGCCGAACGGCAGGCCGCGACACTCGGTCCCGTGCTCTCCATCGCCCAGGGCCGCGAACAGCTGGAGTGGGCCGTCCGCTCCAGCCCCATCGGCGACACGGGGCAGCTCGCCGTCCATGTGCCGGCCTCCGGCGAACCGGGCGGTCTGCCCATGCAGATCGGCACCCGCCGGGCGGCACAGAAGGACCTGAGTGCCACCGAGCGGCTGGGCAGGGCCTCGATCGCCGAGGTCAGCGGCGGGTCCGCGCTGCTCCAGCCGATCGCGATCTCCACCGGCAAGATAGCCATCATCGAGGTGTTCGTCCCCGAGGACGAGGTGTCCAACGGTGTCGCCACCGCCTGGCTGGTGCTCGCGGGAGTCGGTGTCGCGCTGATCGTGGGGTCCGTCGCCGTGGCCGACCGGCTCGGCGTACGGATGGTTCGGCCCGCCCAGCGGCTCGCGGGCGCCGCCCATGACCTCGGCGAGGGCAGACTCGGCGCACGGGTCCCCGAGAAGGGCCCGACGGAGCTGCGGTCCGCCGCGATCGCCTTCAACTCGATGGCCGACCAGGTGGTCCAACTCCTCGCCAACGAGAGGGAACTGGCCGCCGACCTCTCGCACCGCCTGCGCACACCGCTCACCGTGCTGCGCCTCAACGCCGCCTCGCTGGGCGAGAGTCCGGCCGCCGACCAGACGCGGGCGGCCGTCGCGCAGCTCGAACGCGAGGTCGACACCATCATCCGTACGGCCCGCAAGGCCAAGCCGCAGACCCGCGCGACGACACCCGGCGTGGGCTGCGACGTCTCCGAAGTCATCCGCGAGCGCATGGACTTCTGGTCGGCGCTGGCCGAGGACGAGGGCCGGAAGGTACGGCTGGCCGGGGTCGGCCGCCCGGTACGCATCCCCGTCGCCAGGCCCGAACTGGCCGCCGCGCTGGACGCGTTGCTCGGCAACGTCTTCCGGCACACCCCGGAGGGCACCGCCTTCGCCGTCGACGTCCACCACGCCGACGACGCCGTGATCGTCCTCGTCTCCGACTCGGGACCCGGGATCGCGGACCCCGAGGCGGCGCTCGTGCGCGGCAACAGCGGGGCCCGCGAGGGCTCGACGGGCCTCGGGCTCGACATCGTCCGCAGGGTCGCCGAGTCGACCGGCGGGGACGTACGGATCGGGCGCTCGGTGCTCGGCGGCACGGAGGTACGGATCTGGATCGGGCTCGGTGGACGGCGCTCCACGCGGTCCACCGGGGAGCGCCGCGGGCACCGGCTGCGGCGGCGGGGGAAGGGCCTGCGGCCGGCCGACCATTAA
- a CDS encoding transcriptional regulator codes for MVSTPAVPNLAFRRLRGSRSPGEFAAAVRRAAREIGEQVACDARYIGRVEAGEIRCPNYAYERVFLHMFPGLTLADLGFSPRDTVRGRASRTRADVRTAPAPLPNPTPVCSDTGDTSEESDVLRRAFMTNGTATMAAASLGLDIGGAPAVAGTVPRQLGEAEVNALEEAVRRIRLLDDRHGADGLYRRAAQPLRTAYALLDAGTATRGATADRLHAGAGELAITVGWLAHDSGRFDDARSHYAEALATARVAGDPGLEAHAFCNTSFLARDGGRHREAVRAAQAGRRAATELASPRLLSLLALREAGGWAGLGDRTGCEQSLGQAHTLFERGPSDDDPEWMSFFGEPELEVLQAQCRAALGDWSAAARHAYRATVLLDPHFTRNLALYRAELAMNLARAGFLDEAAAAGHQVLDLMDEVQSSRIQGMLAGMVRVLLPKRRTAEVGGFLDRQESAASTARRA; via the coding sequence ATGGTGTCGACCCCGGCAGTTCCCAATCTCGCCTTCCGCCGACTGCGCGGCAGTCGCTCACCGGGGGAGTTCGCCGCGGCCGTACGCAGGGCCGCCCGGGAGATAGGTGAACAGGTCGCGTGCGACGCACGTTATATCGGACGGGTGGAGGCCGGCGAGATCCGCTGTCCCAACTACGCGTACGAACGCGTATTCCTCCATATGTTCCCCGGTCTCACCCTGGCCGATCTGGGCTTCTCGCCGCGCGACACCGTGCGCGGCCGGGCATCCAGAACCAGGGCCGACGTCCGTACGGCGCCGGCCCCCCTCCCGAACCCGACCCCGGTGTGCAGCGACACCGGTGACACCAGCGAGGAGAGCGACGTGCTGCGTCGCGCATTCATGACGAACGGCACCGCGACGATGGCGGCGGCCTCTCTCGGCCTCGACATCGGCGGTGCGCCCGCCGTCGCCGGGACCGTCCCCCGGCAGTTGGGCGAGGCCGAGGTCAACGCACTGGAGGAGGCGGTACGCCGGATCCGGTTGCTGGACGACCGGCACGGCGCCGACGGGCTGTACCGGCGGGCGGCGCAGCCCCTGCGGACCGCGTACGCGCTGCTCGACGCGGGCACGGCCACCCGTGGCGCGACGGCCGACCGGCTGCACGCGGGCGCGGGCGAACTGGCGATCACGGTGGGCTGGCTGGCCCATGACTCGGGCCGCTTCGACGACGCGCGTTCGCACTACGCGGAGGCGCTGGCGACCGCACGGGTCGCCGGTGACCCGGGACTTGAGGCGCACGCCTTCTGCAACACGTCGTTCCTGGCGAGGGACGGGGGGCGGCACCGTGAGGCGGTGCGCGCGGCGCAGGCCGGCCGGCGTGCGGCGACGGAACTCGCCTCGCCGCGGCTGCTGTCGCTCCTCGCGCTGCGCGAGGCGGGCGGCTGGGCCGGGCTCGGGGACCGTACGGGGTGCGAGCAGTCCCTCGGGCAGGCGCACACGCTCTTCGAGCGCGGTCCGTCCGACGACGACCCCGAGTGGATGTCGTTCTTCGGCGAGCCCGAACTGGAGGTGCTTCAGGCGCAGTGCCGGGCGGCGCTGGGCGACTGGTCGGCGGCGGCCCGCCACGCGTACCGGGCCACGGTCCTCCTGGACCCGCACTTCACCCGCAATCTCGCGCTCTACCGGGCGGAGTTGGCCATGAACCTGGCGCGCGCGGGCTTCCTCGACGAGGCCGCCGCGGCCGGGCACCAGGTGCTGGACCTGATGGACGAGGTCCAGTCGTCCCGTATCCAGGGCATGCTCGCGGGCATGGTGCGGGTGCTGCTGCCCAAGCGGCGCACGGCGGAGGTGGGCGGCTTCCTGGACCGCCAAGAGTCGGCGGCGTCGACGGCGCGCAGGGCCTGA
- a CDS encoding fused MFS/spermidine synthase, with the protein MAKNSTAKNRRRGRGVPGAGPGHDTATEPTEPVDGGLAELVPDRERSRAWTLLIDGAPQSHVDLDDPTHLSFPYQRRLGHVADLVAPAGRPLHVVHLGGGAFTLARYVAATRPRSTQQIVELDARLVQLVRRELPLDPGARIRVRSADARAGLAKMPDGWADLVITDVFDGARTPAHLTSAEFLADVRRVLAPGGGYAANLADGPPLAHLRSQIATATTVFPELALAADPAVLRGRRFGNAVLLASDRELPVAELTRRVAGDPHPGRVEHGRSLTDFTGGAVVVTDANAKPSPVPPPGTFD; encoded by the coding sequence GTGGCGAAGAACTCGACGGCGAAGAACAGGCGACGTGGACGAGGTGTCCCCGGGGCGGGACCCGGGCACGACACCGCCACCGAGCCGACCGAGCCGGTCGACGGCGGCCTCGCCGAGCTGGTGCCCGACCGTGAGCGTTCCCGTGCGTGGACGCTGCTGATCGACGGTGCCCCGCAGTCCCACGTCGACCTCGACGACCCGACGCATCTCTCCTTCCCCTATCAGCGCAGGCTCGGCCATGTCGCCGATCTCGTCGCTCCCGCGGGCCGCCCGCTGCACGTCGTGCACCTCGGCGGTGGCGCGTTCACCCTCGCCCGTTACGTCGCGGCCACCCGCCCCCGTTCCACGCAGCAGATCGTGGAGCTGGACGCGCGCCTCGTCCAACTGGTCCGCAGGGAACTGCCGTTGGACCCGGGCGCCCGGATCCGCGTCCGCTCCGCCGACGCGCGGGCCGGGCTCGCCAAGATGCCCGACGGATGGGCGGACCTGGTGATCACGGACGTCTTCGACGGAGCCCGTACCCCGGCGCATCTCACCAGCGCGGAATTCCTCGCCGACGTACGGCGCGTGCTGGCCCCCGGCGGCGGATACGCGGCCAACCTGGCCGACGGGCCGCCGCTCGCGCATCTGCGCTCCCAGATCGCCACCGCCACCACCGTCTTCCCGGAACTGGCGCTCGCCGCCGACCCGGCCGTACTGCGCGGCCGGCGCTTCGGCAACGCCGTACTCCTCGCATCGGACCGGGAGTTGCCGGTCGCGGAGCTGACGCGCCGGGTCGCGGGCGATCCGCATCCGGGGCGGGTGGAACACGGGCGGTCGCTGACGGACTTCACGGGCGGCGCGGTGGTGGTGACCGACGCGAACGCGAAGCCGTCGCCCGTACCGCCGCCGGGGACGTTCGACTGA
- a CDS encoding phosphatase PAP2 family protein: MPQIVHARTAHRPRWWAELLLLVVVYGAYSAGRLLARGDVSTAVDHGLAILRIEKAFFLNAEHPLNRLFTSTPAIGIPADFAYATLHYLVTPAVLIWLFRRRPARYRAARTWLMLSTLLGLVGFTLLPTCPPRLLDASYGFVDTMAQYSSYGWWGAEASAPRGLGGMTNQYAAMPSLHVGWALWCGVLLWRHGRTPLMRVLGIVYPLLTVIVVMGTANHYFLDAVAGGLVMGAGALLTAPALRAADRVWTRAADRYAFVGRLARLPLTAGPGSVPGQRRQSVEVVKSTITKNPAAQTPAAKTPAANSPGRAAVAKSPVKPPNVSDGCETSPGERFPGQRTRTNSSTGTPGSSGAATDDAPAKTR, translated from the coding sequence ATGCCGCAGATCGTTCATGCGCGCACCGCCCACCGGCCCCGCTGGTGGGCCGAACTGCTGCTCCTGGTGGTGGTTTACGGGGCGTACTCGGCCGGCAGACTTCTGGCGCGCGGCGACGTGTCGACGGCGGTGGACCACGGTCTGGCGATCCTCCGAATAGAGAAGGCGTTCTTCCTGAACGCCGAACATCCGCTCAACAGACTCTTCACCAGTACGCCGGCCATCGGCATACCCGCCGACTTCGCGTACGCCACTCTGCACTACCTCGTCACTCCCGCCGTGCTGATCTGGCTGTTCCGCCGCCGCCCCGCGCGGTACCGCGCGGCACGGACCTGGCTGATGCTCTCCACACTGCTCGGCCTGGTCGGGTTCACCCTGCTCCCGACCTGCCCGCCGCGGCTGCTCGACGCGTCGTACGGGTTCGTCGACACGATGGCCCAGTACAGCTCGTACGGCTGGTGGGGCGCCGAGGCGAGCGCGCCGCGCGGGCTGGGCGGGATGACCAACCAGTACGCCGCGATGCCGAGTCTCCACGTCGGCTGGGCGCTGTGGTGCGGAGTGCTGCTGTGGCGGCACGGCAGGACGCCGCTGATGCGGGTCCTCGGCATCGTCTATCCCCTGCTGACCGTGATCGTGGTCATGGGGACGGCGAACCACTACTTCCTCGACGCGGTCGCCGGCGGCCTCGTGATGGGGGCGGGCGCGCTGCTGACGGCGCCCGCGCTGCGGGCCGCCGACCGGGTCTGGACGCGCGCTGCCGACCGGTACGCGTTCGTGGGCAGGCTCGCGCGGCTGCCGCTCACCGCGGGGCCGGGATCGGTGCCCGGGCAGCGGCGTCAGTCGGTCGAGGTCGTGAAGTCCACGATCACGAAGAACCCCGCCGCGCAAACCCCCGCCGCGAAGACCCCGGCCGCGAACTCCCCGGGCCGGGCCGCGGTGGCCAAGTCCCCGGTCAAACCTCCGAATGTCAGTGACGGATGCGAGACTTCCCCGGGTGAGCGATTCCCCGGGCAGCGCACCCGCACCAACAGCAGCACCGGCACCCCCGGCAGTAGCGGAGCCGCGACCGACGACGCTCCGGCAAAGACTCGCTGA
- a CDS encoding histidine phosphatase family protein encodes MAPRILLARHGQTAWSLSGRHTGRTDVPLLDEGRRGAKLLGERLHREPWSGLRDAEIRTSPLLRASDTCELAGFGGRAREWDALMEFDYGAYEGMTPAEIQAVRPGWFIWRDGVPDGESLAEVAARADEVVEWARSADRDVLVFAHGHILRAIGARWLGEDISFASRIRLAPTSLSVLDWAYGAPAIDIWNDTGHLAK; translated from the coding sequence ATGGCACCGCGCATCCTCCTCGCCCGGCACGGTCAGACCGCGTGGTCGCTGTCCGGCAGGCACACCGGGAGGACGGATGTCCCGCTGCTCGACGAGGGCAGACGCGGCGCGAAGCTGCTGGGGGAGCGGCTGCACCGGGAGCCGTGGTCCGGCCTGCGCGACGCGGAGATCCGCACCAGCCCGCTGCTGCGCGCGAGCGACACCTGCGAACTCGCGGGGTTCGGCGGGCGGGCGCGGGAGTGGGACGCGCTGATGGAGTTCGACTACGGCGCGTACGAGGGCATGACCCCGGCCGAGATCCAGGCGGTGCGGCCGGGCTGGTTCATCTGGCGCGACGGTGTCCCCGACGGCGAGTCGCTGGCCGAGGTCGCCGCACGCGCCGACGAGGTCGTGGAATGGGCGCGCTCGGCCGACCGTGACGTACTGGTCTTCGCCCACGGCCACATCCTGCGCGCGATCGGCGCGCGCTGGCTGGGGGAGGACATCTCCTTCGCCTCCCGGATCCGGCTGGCGCCGACGTCACTGTCGGTCCTGGACTGGGCGTACGGGGCCCCGGCGATCGACATCTGGAACGACACGGGGCATCTGGCGAAGTGA
- a CDS encoding response regulator transcription factor, whose product MPSVLVVEDDQFVRSALIRHLTEASHTVRSVGTALEALREVAHFRFDVVILDLGLPDLDGSEALKMLRGITDVPVIIATARDDEAEIVRLLNDGADDYLTKPFSVEHLSARMAAVLRRSRAVAADDPPSRVIRVGGLAIDPLRRQAELDGARLDLTRREFDLLAFLAGRPGVVVARKELLAEVWQQSYGDDQTIDVHLSWLRRKLGETAARPRYLHTLRGVGVKLEPPAPGAPVAGPAHEPSS is encoded by the coding sequence ATGCCAAGTGTGCTCGTCGTCGAGGACGACCAGTTCGTGCGCTCCGCCCTCATCAGGCACTTGACCGAGGCCTCCCACACCGTACGGAGCGTCGGGACCGCCCTGGAGGCACTGCGCGAGGTCGCCCATTTCCGTTTCGACGTGGTCATCCTCGACCTCGGACTGCCCGATCTCGACGGATCCGAGGCGCTGAAGATGCTGCGCGGGATCACCGACGTGCCGGTGATCATCGCCACCGCACGGGACGACGAGGCGGAGATCGTACGGCTGTTGAACGACGGCGCCGACGACTACCTCACCAAACCGTTCTCCGTGGAGCACCTGTCGGCCCGCATGGCCGCCGTACTGCGCCGCTCGCGAGCTGTCGCCGCAGACGACCCGCCCTCCCGTGTCATCCGCGTCGGCGGCCTCGCCATCGACCCGCTGCGCCGTCAGGCCGAACTCGACGGTGCACGGCTGGATCTGACCCGGCGTGAGTTCGATCTGCTCGCGTTCCTCGCCGGCCGGCCCGGTGTGGTCGTCGCGCGCAAGGAGCTGCTGGCCGAGGTCTGGCAGCAGTCGTACGGCGACGACCAGACCATCGACGTCCATCTGTCGTGGCTGCGGCGGAAGTTGGGCGAGACGGCGGCCCGGCCCCGCTATCTGCACACACTGCGGGGCGTCGGAGTGAAGCTGGAGCCGCCGGCCCCCGGTGCGCCGGTGGCGGGCCCCGCGCACGAGCCCTCGTCATGA